GTGAAAAGAGATTTGAAAAGCGGGCTAAGCGAACAAGTGTTAGAATTAGAAGCAAAGTTGCATTCGTTGTTCGGTCCCTCTTCTAACTGTTGTACCTTGGGTTTTTTTGGCTTGTACATGCATTTAAAAGCATATAAAAACCTtacttatagctatattttgggTAGAGAAAGCTAAAAACCTATATAggatatataaaaaatatatatataattagctTGCGCCTCGGGTATGAAAAGACCGCCGCTTTTGCGTTTCCCGCTTCGCGCCTCAGTTTTAGACCTCGTCGTTTTTGtgcgcctctcgctttttaaaaccaagataaCAAGGACTTACAAACATCGAAGAACAGGTGAAGGTTCGAGTGTTCCTGTTACTCCGATTGTGTCAATGGAAGAAATTGTCTCTGATGCTCGAACTACTAAAGCTACTATTGTTTCATCCGTTGGTGTTGAGATTCCCGATTCAAGTACAATGGAATCGGTTTTCTATATCAACTACTTTCAGTGATGTACGACCGACCATCTGTAAATGCTCCTATTCATGCTAATTTGTTATTTCCACGTTCACCAACTGCACCAAGATCACATGTTCCTACTGCTCAATTATTTACTTCATTGCAACAAAGACCGGGTACTGGGAACGTGTTTGCTAGTATGTCGGGTTCTGGATTTAGTACTTCTTCAAGTTCTCCTCCGATGTTCATGGGTTTAAAATCTTAGACCTATTCAAAGGCCAACGGGTCCTAGAATGAAAATACCTGTCATTCGAAGACTTCATGAAGATCAACCCAGACCGCCTATGCCTAGTGCTGGAAGATCTGTAGGTCCTAGAGCACCTACTCATCAACCTGAAGGTTCAAGGCCTTTTGTTATGGTTATGAGGGCAAGTACTCCAAGACCGGAAGTTCCATGTCAACTGCTACAAGGCCTACTTCGTTTCATGTACCTAGTAGCTCTGCTGCTACGGAAAAGAAACGAAAATTTGTAGTGTGTTTGAAGGACAAGTTTGATGAAGTTCACCAGTTTCTGAAAGATCAAACTGTTGTTATTCGTGATAATACTAATTTGATCAAAGAACAAAAGACCATTGATGCTCAACAAAATATTAATGAAGAAAATGAAAAGAAGATTGCAGAGTTGACCTCTAAAATCGATAGTCAGTCTCAACAGTTGGCTACTTTTGCTCGTCGTGATGCAGTTTATGTTAAGTGGCATCAACGAATGGTTACCCTAAATGAGCAAATGCGTTGTGTTATTACTTATCTTGTAGCACAACTTGCTGCTAGGGGGAGAGTGAACGAAATTATCAGATGCAATGCAAGGTTGATGAGCTGAAGAATTTACAGGATGATTTTAACCGTGACAATGATCCCAACGCATCTAGGCCGAGGGAGCAGCCAAGTAGTTCACCAGCTACTGCAACTGCAACCGAAGCGACAGCTGAGGGGGAGTCTGGAAGTGGTGTAGGTGTTGGTGATAAAGGTGTAGTAGAAACGAAAACTGTTCAAACACTTGAAGATGTAAATGTTGATAATGTTGCTGGTAAAGATGAGGTGATTGAAGATCTGTCTGATTTGTCGGGTATTTTTGATGATTCTAATGATGAAACTGATACCTAAGAAGAAAATTACTTGGCGAACGATGATCTTGATGAAGGTGAACAAGTTAAGGAATTGTAGAAGACTAGAAATCAGATGATGACATTGATGTTGATTTGGTGGAAGTCAAGAAAGGTGAAGATATTTCTTATACGTGTGAAAACCTTTCGAGCATTGATTTTGATTCATTCAAAACCTGGATTTACTCAAATAATGTTGTTGAGGAAGGTTGTAAATCTGAAGAAGTTAATCAGATGTTCAAAAGTTGGTTTAAAGATCCTAAACCTAACCTAGCTCAAAAGAAACATTATCGCAATACTCGTGAAGAATATATTGGTTGGGATTTTGATGGAAGGTACAAATTGATTATGGTTAAAAAGAATATATGGAGTTCAATACTTCATGCCTCATGCTAAATATCTAAGATCTTTGCCATTTTAAGACTTACATCCTATGCAGTTAATAGCGGCGCTATAGAGGTTAGCGGACGTCTGGGTTTGTAGCGGTCCAAATAACGGTGGCTCATAGCGGTTCCGCTATTAGTGGCGCTATAGCCCGCTATTTGGAAACCTGTATAGCGGTCAAAGTCAAATTAGGTCAAAGTTTGAAAAAAATCGGTCAAAAGTCGCCTATAATCGGACCAAATCGGTCAAAACTAGATCAGATATTAGTCAAAATTTGACCAAATCGGTTAAGCGAAACGAAATGTTAGCTTAATTCGAACAAAAATCAGTTGTTGCTCCATGATTTTGAACCATTGCAGAGATAATTGGGTACTATGCCTGATGAAGAAGAGAAGGGGAGCTGGAAAACGGCGTATTATAATGAAAGTGAGGATGATTAGGGTTATTTAAGTTTGGGTATTTTAACATATAACCCCCCTCCATGTTCATTAGTTTATATTTAGTCCTCATACTTGtgaatttatatataaaaatacataaattatGCATGGTATAAAAATTACCGCTATACCTCCGCTATAACCTATATATCATATAGCGGACCTTGACTGCTATTCGATTTTAGACCGCTTTAACTGCTTAGCTTACATCACTTAGCTCAAATAGATCTTAATCATCCTACGTCGAATGGCAACATGAATGGCGCGTTGATCAACTTAAGGTTGGACAGTCCTAAAAGTAAGTGGGTAATGTTCAAGCCAACAGTTGGAAGAAGGGTAAGCTATAAAGATCCGGTGACTGGAAATCGTACTTACAAGATGGTGTACAGGCCTGCAAGGTGTTTATGAAAGATTCCAATGCTAAGAGTCCAATCTGGATAGCTTGAAAGGAATCAAACACTGGCATTTGGATGGTAAAACGGGAGAAGCAGTGATTACAAAAAAGAGTGTCTTAGATGAGGTCGTTCGAATTCTGGATCCTATGTGGCTATCGTCAAGAAGACAGGTTGCTAGCTTTGCAGTATAGCAGATTCGTTCAATTTTGTGCGAAATATGGAGTATGTGCAGGAAGAATCTATTCGAAGAATGACTGAAGACTTATGTGTTCTTAATAGCAATAGTTACCTTCTACCCTACTATTCATATTGTAAACTCATATAACAACCATTTCAAACCGAACCCAAATTGACACTTCTTTAAAACGACCTATTTTGTTGCATCATTGCATCAAACCTGCCCGTTTTGCCAAGCTTAATGACCACTCACAATAATGGCAGCATTTcaactttttatcttttatttgCAGTTTGGAGTTGTTTATTCTAAACtactattattattttaaaaaagaCTATGTTTCATAACCACAAATATTCACAGCTAAGAAGAGtgtattttatatatatgtgGCAGTAAACAAAGAACAACATAATAAGCTCTTACAATACCATTCACCACCAACTTTTTACAACATACATAAACAGAAACATACCAGAGGCAGATACCTAACATCAGTTGAAGCACCAACAGCAAGTCTTCTTCTCTCACTTCAACAAAGTATGCGAGGAAAACGAACATTTGCACCATCAAAGCTCATACAGAACAAAATTGTGTGTTTTCATTGCCTTCAACAATCTTCCAACTCCAAATCAAAGCTAAATACGCCTTGGCCTTGGCACCGGCTAAAAGTCGCTAGATGCACGTGGTTccaaaataaactaagttagagGACAAGCGATTTTAAAGGcattaacttttttatttttacagGGAAGATACACCATCTTATTTTAACATTGCAAGGTGGAAATCATACTACCCAATAGTGGGAAGTATAGCAAACAAGTCAGGAAAATAGAACAAAATAACCAAAAGTATTACAGCATCTAAAGCCCCCGATTAATTTATCAAAGTTTAGTGAAATTACTTACTGACATTGAAATAGATAAAACATTAAGCTAGTCTCGTATAATTAATTAAACTTAGCAATATAACAATTAAAAAGGCAACAATGTGTTAATTAGAACTTAATGAAAATCTCAAAGTTGAGCAATTTCATATGATCATGATTGATCCATAAAGTAATACAATACATTATATATAGTAATGCATTTGCACATTTTTAAATAAACCTGTAGCACGTTACGCACATACCATCTCAAACTGACTCGTAGTAAGAAGTGAATATGAATAACAACCATGCAGTTTATATAAGAATTACAAACAGTATATAGGAGATAGTGTTCGATGTGCTTCTATCGTTTAGAGATGACATAAATTCAAATTATTAACAATTTACATGTCCTGACCTGGTTATTCACTTATTTGACCTCAGTGTAACCAAATGATCAGTATTCGTTTCACTATACACAAGCAATATAAATTGATCATCAGCAACTTGAAAACACAACAGTCAGATTATAACTTCCAAACCAAAGtaccaaacaccccctaagttcACTTCCTAATTAAAATCTCACTGACATTAGTCACAAAAGCACAGCAGTATTCAAACTAAAGGTTTCATGATGTTCAAGTTTCAACTTTTTTCCATTAAAGTTGATAAATACCTCAAAAGgaattcatctcaagacaataaGTCCTCCTTTTAACCAACATCCTAACAGCAGTTCCATAAGGCTCCTCAAACGCAGAAGAAACCCACGACCCATCCGAACCCTCTTTTTGACCCGACTGCTCACTCGGCCTAATCGCCACCAACGTAGCCCCTTTAAGCACCCTTCCATCAGGCAGCTCCAAATACGGAGCATACCAAAGCTTCATATTCAAAGCCGGCACCAAAGTCCTCTTCGAAGCCGAAGAAGCCGACAATGGCTTCACCCTCAACTCCTCCAACTGTTCCTTATTCATACACAACATCCCTTGCCCATCCGCATCCGTTAAAACCAAAGAATCCAACGTCTTATGCTCTGAAATAATTGGTTGAAGCAAGTAATGCCTAGCCGACGCTGCAATCAACGAGCTTATCGTCCACACCACCCGTAACTTCAACCCACCATTGGTATAAAACGACTCCGGTATACTCCCATTATCCTCACCCCCAATCCCATCATAACTATTCTCACTAGATGCCAAATTTTGCATATTTTGTTTATCAATCACAGAACAGGCACCTAACATAACACAATTATCAAGTGTGGACCCAAAATCCGCCCTCCATTTCAACAACACATCATCTTCTATACCTAATTCACCACTCGGAAGCTCAATTTTCAAAAACCTAATATCACTAAAGTTTTTAAGTACCTGTGTAGGAGAATGATGTGTAACTCCACCTAACTGTTCACCGTCACCATCACCGTCACTGTTGCCGTTAGTACCGACGGTTAACAACCTTTTGTGACCTAAAAACTGTCCAATAGCTTGAATCGGTTTAACAATTCCACCAACTACGAGTCTGAAAAAACTAGAAAACGGTGTACGGGATTTATCGGTGCCGGAGGCTGACGTGGCGTCGTCGTCGGAGATGACGCAGTCGACGCGAACGACGACGTTTTCGACCTGAGGAATTAGGGTTTGGAATCGCTTGGAAACGACGCAGCAGCGGCCTAGGGTTTTGACGTCGCCGATAATGTTGAAAATTGATAAGAGGAGAGAGTCTGGAAGTAGGTCGAAGTGATCGACGGTGTGCGGTGGCTCGGGGTGGATTCTGGTGGTGAGATCTGGCCGGATAGATGACATCATCGGtgaatttagagagagagagagagagagatctagagagagagagataaagaTGGAGAGGAATTTCAATCAATCGATTCATGAAGATTAtgttctttattttatttatttattatttttttctttctttaccaAGTACTACTTTTTTAACGGTGAACTAATAGCATGGGGTATGGTGGTGTGGGGGTTGTGAGCATGAGTTGACACGTAGAGTTCGAGCCCCCCACTGGTACTGGTGAATGACGTGTCCATAGGGTATGGCAGGGCGTGGGTGAACCGCGTTGCTTGGCAGgttataaaaaaatacaaaaaattaaaaaaatatacacaacattaaaaaaaagcctaaaattttattaaattcaaaaaaacctaaaaacgattacaaaataaaaacctaaaaacgattaaaaattacataattcctagaaattacaaaataaaaaaaaacctagagcgttaggTAAATCTCGAAAAGCGCGAGCTTGTCGAACGCCTTTCGCTCCTTGCCCCGAAACTCAATGTTCGCCgccgccacccggtcctcgtggcttaactcactgctcggaacggcttcgtagtagGCCTTGAAACGATCAAGCTTcggtcgtagctcgcgccatttatgttggcacgcgtttaagTTGTGCCGGTTGTGtccgacgttatgtcggtagcTTGCAAAGGCTTCCGGCCAATATCGTGTTTGACCGGgttgtcgccccttcattgcGTCAACGACGCTTGTGACGAGAGCTAGCTCTTCTTCGTGGGTCCAAGAGGCCATTGATCAAGTGGGTTGGTCTAGCGGGTTCGATCAAGTGGGTTTTGGTTGGGGTAGCGGTGGACAGTGATGGTTTGGGATGGGGTAGCTGGTGGGGTTGGGGTTAATATTTATAGTGATGTTGACTTTTGGGTTGGGGTGATcgcttggcttggccaaacggttcaattttaaattttaaatgtcCCGGGATGACATGGCCAACAAAGCGAATAGGAGCCGGCCACATAGGATCGCTAGCCCGctccacgcccggcttcaaactttcgccccttgggccacgccccaacccaagcccacctggggtggtggcttgggcgttttcagccaacccacgccccaacccaagccccataccccacagtctaaTGCATAAGAGTATTCATATCTATCACACCATATTTTCACCATAAATTACACTAAATAACAGTATATTTTTTCTCtcctttttaattaaataatattttttatacatttatcattacattttctctctcattcacccacaaccactttcaaaatatattaaaaaatataggAGGGTGAACAGTGTCTCCCCAAATATatagatgaacagtaacattatCTCTATCCTCCACTCACAACTAGTTTTTACACTCTTTATATTTTACCGCACTTTTCAAATCAAAAAGCCACGTATTATCCCATCATGGTCAGGCTATATTGTTTTAATTGGGCCTATGCTGGTTTTAAAGTTTGGCTTTTTCGGGCGTTCCCCTCGGAAACCATACCGCCGGCTGTCATTTGACAGTCGCTGTGCCACCACAAGATGATAACTTCCTGGTGTAACACACGGTGGGACGAAAACTCAGTTGGGCTCGGGAATCGAACTGACTACCTCACACAAGGCCTCGTTCAAATCATTCATTTCCTATATACACTCCATATGACACAAAtgagaattgaacttgagtctccgTTAGAAAACTCAAGCCTCCTACCACTAGGCCACAAGTGAGTACATTTCTTTTCTAAGTGGTTATATATTGTTagaaaaaatattaaaacaatatatcattatttattattttttttttatgaaaacctTTTATATCATTCCACatgaaaaagggcaattacaaagcaatggcaggtagtcgggcaacaagttacTACTTGTATTCTGGTTCGTATTCAAGTTAAGTAAACTTATTTGCTAATATGCTTTAATAGGTTGAGCTAGCGTAAACTTTGATGGTATAGAAGTTAAggccaatgttttaaaaaccggtaaataccggccggttataccggtattaccgtttccagatgtaaatccggtacgaaacaccccggtaaataagtgaaacggcataaggtttgtaccggcggtaaaatccggtatacttgtttgaaacgtaataccggtactggcccagggttattttagttagggttgttacttatttttattatatatgttacttatcttatgtaatttttatatattatgattattcgtaactaaaatttgttatttaatattgtatgaaactaAAATAGTTATCCTCTAGTTGATAAGGATGACGATAATagtgaatttcatcttttatgcgatcgtgaacttgatgtattcaacactcaaatggcttaaacatatcgtacattttcatttaaaagagcttgttggaaaattgaatgattttcgattatcttttggatAATTTTTTATTATAGATTTACTTTTGAatcatcttttaatatgtaattatgcatttttggattaactttttagctgatgttgtaatttatgaaattatagagttaggtagtcaacccggttgaaccgctcggtacaacctggttcaaccggttgaaccattttttagcctaatccggtttgatttaaaaaccggtttttaaaacattggttaaGGCTTGTATTTGGGTTTGTAGTCGAGTTAACTTATTTACTAATATACCTATATAACCCGAGCAAGTGTTAATTTTGATAATATAGAAATTAAAGCTTGTATGTGGGTTTGTATTTAAAGCTAGTCAGCTTAGACCATTGGGTATGGGGGAGGATAGTCTCCAAAGGACTATCCTCCACATAAGCGCCACGTAGGCAAAAGAGAAGGACCCTCCTCTTGGAGACTATCCAAGGGTGTGGGGATGCTccttcatttttttattattatttatttcatttaaataattaatgaaaacaaagtaaataaaagtaaaaaagttacatttaaataaaacctaaaaaaacaacctaaagttacatttaaataaaaaaaaaacacacctaAAAAAACATAGAGTtacatttaaattaaaaaaaaaacacaaaaaaaaaaaaaaacctaaagttacgtttaaaaaaaaaactacactcCCCCACTCTATTTTTTCCTAATTTTGTCCTTCATCATTTGCAAAAGCGTTGTCCATTACGGGTGTGTAGCCGGATGACGAAAACGGGTGTGAActtgagttgggattatttgggTTGTAGGGATCCATAATTTTTTTAAGGTTGggagaggtttttttttttataaaaataggaGAAAAGTGGGAGTAGTTTGGTAAAAAAGTGGAGTGAAAAGGGGTTTAATTTATAGTGATggggtgattttttttttttttttttttttttataatcgcTGCATGTTACCTAGGGGGCCCACCCCATTCAATTTTCTGGCCCGTCTCCAGCGTCCAAATTGTGACGGATTTGCCAAGACGCCCCATAGGGGGGTGGTGTAGGACGAACCAAATGGGGGGAACGGCCCTCTAACGAGGCCCATACCCAAAGGTCTTATTTACCGATATACGTTAATCATATAGCTTGCTAATCTCTTATTTATATCGTGCTCCAAAACCCATGTGTTTTATATTGTGATCCCGAACATCTGATACACGCTATCAAACGCGTTCTCAAAATAGACGTGCTTTGAAGATATATAGGGTTTAGCTACTAGGACGATTGTAGCTGATAACCTCATTTTGTAATTGTGTTGGCTCTTGGTGAAATGTAAAAATTAGATTCGACAATGATTTTTAATGTATCTTATAAGTGAATCCAATGAACCTTTTTGACATAAATTTTTGTCTAGTTTAACATGACCGTAAATAAATTAAATACTACGGTTTCACATCAAAATAGAAGAAAGAGGTCTGAATTAAATGTGAATATAGAAGTCTTATTTATTTTGTAAACAATAACAGTAAAGTAAGTACTATGTCgaatattaataaaaaatgaaGAATGAAACATTGGAGCACTGGTCCCTACGAGATTTCGATGGTCATGGACCTCACAAGGCTTCAATCGTCACGGGTAGGTACGTAGTTCGAACGTTAACTCTTGATCATCCTCGGGGTGTCGCTTTTAGGCAATATTGGACTAAAAGACGAAGTCCACACCATTAACCCTCTTTATCTTGCTCAACTTGTCTCACTCACAAATTAAAAAACCCTCTTTCTCCTATCTATCCAACTCCTCACTCACAAGCCGTTTAAGGTCATCCATCCACAAAAACGATTCTGTATCCTCCTCTCTTCACCTCATACTCTCTCAACTATTGATGGATCCCACctacaaaatatattttttactAAATAATTTAGTAAACTTGTTAGACATTAGATAGAGGCTATCATGGTGTTCCATGCTTGGCTTTATTTCAAAGATTAAATGTGCACGAGCTATCCACGAATCTTTATCCATTTCAATGATAAAAATATTACTAACAATAAAGTTATTTATGAATATTTATTCTGCAATATTATTTGTTTCAATAGTTTgataaaagaaaatttatttataatattTCTAAGTAAAACTTCTTGACTAAAGTTGCCGATTTGAGCACACATGTATAACTTTTtggtatataaaaaataatagtaaCGAATAATACACGTTCAATCAATTATTTTTGTAAACTAagggctgtttgtttagctcttaataaggctcttactggttcagactgtttgtttcgcgagcagatgtctgaatggttctgACTCTGAATAATTAAGAATTATATTGAGTTTGAAcggttaagacctctaatttgaattggtcagacatttgtctctgaacgattaaacattatactggctcttaatggttcagacctcttactggttcagtacttGACCATTCAGAAGTTGACAAACAACCACTAACTCatatataaaaagttaaaaactatTCTATAGGTTATCTAAGTACGATTTTGATTAAGCTTGACCTAGACATGCTTGAATATGATATATTAAACCAACAACCAAACAGTGGCGGATTCAGGATTTTTTTCTCACAACCAAACGTTGGaattttcgggtcgggtcgggttggacCCAACATTTCGTGGTCGAACTGAAGTTGTCGTTTTACTAATTCATAGTCACCTGGGACAACTCAACCATTTTAGAGGGTCAAAGCGAAGTATAAAAAAATGTTGAACAACCACACACCTGAATGTTATCAATGCCTTTAACAATAAATAGTAAAACGGACACATAATTAGTAAGGCATTTATCACAAATCACACACGGAATTAGAACAAATACATACCATTATGCCTAAACAAATCAAATAAGTTTCAACAAATTAACATTTGATGTGCGTTGTTTTTTGTTGGTTGGTGTTAACGGTTAGGCACACAGCACACTACAATAACATTCTTGAAGAAAGGAAACTTGACACTATTACCCAGCTTTATTGCTTTAATCTTCAATTCCATAAATCTTTTTAAGATTAAACTTATATAAATTACTTACCTTTGTGCCATTGATAATTAACAGTTCCACTGATTAAGGGTACCCAGAATTGGGAGGAAAAAAATACCCAAAATTGGTTTTACATTGATTTGGGAGGGaaggaaaatacaaaaaaaaaaaaaaaaacggtacATAAAGGAGTTGAACCTAGGATCCTTTGGATGGAAACCAAAGTCTTATCCATTGGAACTAAGCTTTCTATTGTTTATGGGTTCATCTCTAAATTTTTTTATGAGTTCACTTCAGACTTTTATA
This is a stretch of genomic DNA from Helianthus annuus cultivar XRQ/B chromosome 16, HanXRQr2.0-SUNRISE, whole genome shotgun sequence. It encodes these proteins:
- the LOC110918432 gene encoding F-box protein At5g46170 yields the protein MMSSIRPDLTTRIHPEPPHTVDHFDLLPDSLLLSIFNIIGDVKTLGRCCVVSKRFQTLIPQVENVVVRVDCVISDDDATSASGTDKSRTPFSSFFRLVVGGIVKPIQAIGQFLGHKRLLTVGTNGNSDGDGDGEQLGGVTHHSPTQVLKNFSDIRFLKIELPSGELGIEDDVLLKWRADFGSTLDNCVMLGACSVIDKQNMQNLASSENSYDGIGGEDNGSIPESFYTNGGLKLRVVWTISSLIAASARHYLLQPIISEHKTLDSLVLTDADGQGMLCMNKEQLEELRVKPLSASSASKRTLVPALNMKLWYAPYLELPDGRVLKGATLVAIRPSEQSGQKEGSDGSWVSSAFEEPYGTAVRMLVKRRTYCLEMNSF